GCACAGAAATTATTTTTTCCTTAACCCACCTATGTTAAACATCGCCTGTATTTTCTAgtaactttttattttattttctgtaCAGAAGAAGAGAGAAACGTTGGATACCTGAGAGGTGATAGGCTGTGTAATCCTTGTAGACTGGGAGGCCACAAATTGAAGCAGTTGGAGAATCTTGATTGAACCCAGTTCTGTGCAGTTCTGCCAATAATAAGCTGCTAAATCCCAAGCCCTATTCCTAAATTCTACTAAACTTCTATCAATATCTGTCTCATGTTTCGACACATACGGCCGCAATAAGGTTTCATACACATACCCTGTTCCCTGCATTAAAACAAGTTAAACTATACTCATTTGACTATCATGTACCTGCATAACAAAAGTAGAACTAAAGTTTTAAACTTTTTATGCTCAAGTTTAGCCAAGATTAGATCTCATTTCGCTCTGCCCTCCTTTGTCATTGTTCTGTGGAATCTTAAACTATTTTCTTACTGAAACGTCCATAAAATATGGGAACAGTTTACTTACCTTTGTTTTTGGATACCATAAGTAGATGAAGAGTGCCAACTTCATCTCACCATACATAGGCAACCTATGCAAGATTTCAAGTTCATTCACAAGATCAAAATTAAATTGGCAAATagaaatttaaaagaaaaagaaaaataaccaGTGACAGAGACAGAAGAGTTGGACAAAACTAAACTTTGAAAAAACTTTAAGTTGGAATCATTTTTTACTATATGTTGTACAAAAGTTCTTAGAAAAGAGTTAGAGAAGATAACTGCATTTGACAACTCTATTTTCTTCATCACTGCATAAATCACGTACCATGAAACAAACACGTCGCCAATTTTCTCAAGAATTGTCAGCACTGCAACAATAATCCTGCAAAAATCAGCATTTCAAGATTTAACTTATGATCTGATGCAAGAAATATCATtattcattaaattaaaataatgggAAATGGGAGAAAATTAAGATGAGATTGGTGAAACTTTAGCAAACTAAAACCATAAAATCTATTGGATAATTGTAAGTGTGATACTGAAATTGATTTTATAAACATTTAGCCTAAGtcattaaaatatttcaaatctttttgcAAAGCCTTTTTCTTCCAAACTAATCCATGAATATGAAAGAGTAAAGTTGCTTCCACAGATGCCAAATCCTCAAGCCAAAAATCAAAACTATCACTTAATAAGTTTATGAGAATGAGAGCAAGTAAATGATCGCAGAAGTTATATTATATATTCTCATTCACCAATTATTCTCATCTCCGCAACCATCTATCTATTTGTCGGGTTTGATCTAGATTTTGAGTCAAGCACCCTCCCTTCACCTAATAAacttgttttaaaaaatattttcagcaaATTTAATAGACATTTATGATCAAAGACAGATTCTTTTACAGgaacataaaattaaataaaacaatcatTTTTCATGTAACCACTCGTTGAAAATGGATAATGCAGTAGATTAACTAATAAACTTACCTGTACCTTTCTTGCTCATTTCAAAACACAAGTCCTTTAGTTTTTACATATGTGTATGCATAAAGTTTTAACAACTTCAGCGTGTAGTCGTtacttaaataaaaaaaaaggaaagaaagtTCTCACCAATATTGGCACCAAAACCTGAGTTCTTGAATCTCAACTCTGTTTTTCTCCACAGTTTTGAAACACTGGAAAGCAGGGTAAGCATAGCCAAGAACCAATCTGTTCCGTTCAGAAACAAACTATGGtcaattcttcttcttcttttttttctttaaaaaaaatcaactttTACCAATATTTAAAGCTTCCTGATAAAATtccttaaaaaaatttaaagaattACTGTTATGACATACACTAAACATCTGGTGATGAATTCCCCGATCATTTTTAATCCCAAAGCCTGCCAATACTTGAGAGTTATTTAACAAATAAtggaataaccaagaaataattCAACACAGCCAATAAAAAGGTAACTACTTTCACCTGCTAAAAAAGCAGATTCGAGGAGCAAATAAACGAGATGGATTCTATAATAACCCTCCCACAGAGACAAAAAATCAAATGGTTCCGAGGGCAGCCATTTGAAGAAACTGCATGCAAAACAAACAGAAAATGAGATGAAATTCCCCTTGAggacatattattattatttatcaaagAATCTTTCACGGAAAAATCCAAAGTAAAGGTAACCTTGCTTGAGAGGGAGGATCTTAAAATTCTGGGTCCTTGGGAAATGCAAATTAAAGTcctgattttaagaaaaatttaagAAGTTGGTTATATATATGGGATGATTTTACGAACGTGCGTGGCTGTCAGCATACGTGCATGTATATATGTGCGTGAATTTTGGATTGGATATAAAAGATCGAAACTTGGAATAGATCGAAGACTTGTGATAGAAAGAAATCtattaaattaaaaacaaattctgaaaataacataaaataaaattaggAATATTGAGAGGAAATGAAGGGATATCTAGCCCCCCATTAAATTACACGTCGTTCCAGGTTATGGGATTTCTTCGGATTCTTCAATCACTCGCGGGTTTACCGTTTTGACAGTTATTATTGGGTTAGTTAATGATATTAGCCTTTTCTCATATTCAAATACATATTCTCTCACATTTTAAGTAGGTctcctgtgagacggtctcacgaatttttatatgtgaaacgagtcaatcctatcgatattaacaataaaaaataatactcttagcataaaaaggaatatttttttatgaatgaaccaaataaaatatcagtctcataaaatacgactcgtgagagtgtatcacacaaatttttgccattatctaagaagttgaaatttttttatcctTGAACTGAGTAAGCTGAAacgatttatattatttatttcgaTCAATTAACGTCAataacaaatatttttaaaaaataataataaataaaatattaaaacagaGCCACACTCCAAATTAGAGCCCCAATgctaagcaaaaaaaaaaaaaatgaaacggCCTGCGCTTCTGGCCCAATGAAAAAGGAAAGTCGAATCTGGCCCAAGAATACAGCTAACAAAATTTGGGTTTATTGCATCCTACCCATGTGGGCATTAccccatgataggatggatgaccaagatttgcacatatatatatatgacccacttttttttttgaaaattgtgtgtaccaagatcttacccgttgaaatgaagtgaCGGTGGTGCCTACATATGTAGGATCTCATCTACCCAAAATTTGGACATTGATTGGAGCCcaaatttatttgattaaagGCTATTTCCTTCAAAACTTAAACTCTTTTATTGTAAGACGAGTTGACTTtgtctatatttataataataagttaacatgaaaaataatattttttatggatgatctaAATATGATATtggtctcataaaattgacttttgagaccgtctcacaaaaaatttTGTGATATAAGAATAAGAGCAACCATAATATACAAAATATGAAATCTCGTACTATATGTTGAAATTATCATAGACACATGTAATAACATATTTTACACTAATAATATAAGAATTGTTCAACATTAATTGCATAGGcgtaattaaatttattttataaatgacgTATACATCTAAGGACGGATATTAAGCAACATTCAACAACATGCATACATCTATTCCATCATATGTATAGGAAATTAGCTGTAGATCTCCCCCACCATTGAAGCCAGATACATAGGATCTTTTAAAAAACGAATAGATCTATGTGAGACCGCCGTGAGACGATCAagtttttgtg
The Primulina eburnea isolate SZY01 chromosome 5, ASM2296580v1, whole genome shotgun sequence genome window above contains:
- the LOC140832400 gene encoding putative HVA22-like protein g isoform X2; this translates as MIGEFITRCLVLVLGYAYPAFQCFKTVEKNRVEIQELRFWCQYWIIVAVLTILEKIGDVFVSWLPMYGEMKLALFIYLWYPKTKGTGYVYETLLRPYVSKHETDIDRSLVEFRNRAWDLAAYYWQNCTELGSIKILQLLQFVASQSTRITQPITSQNVDNQRPGGAPPPTPPTTPSGILQNNKPEKKRPSVPTWRTSTSNRAQTPKSESIQVQLQDQTNHIRPEDVIVPDIDIGEGSKEKCSVELNLHAARLKLRRSKGGTN
- the LOC140832400 gene encoding putative HVA22-like protein g isoform X1, whose amino-acid sequence is MIGEFITRCLVLVLGYAYPAFQCFKTVEKNRVEIQELRFWCQYWIIVAVLTILEKIGDVFVSWLPMYGEMKLALFIYLWYPKTKGTGYVYETLLRPYVSKHETDIDRSLVEFRNRAWDLAAYYWQNCTELGSIKILQLLQFVASQSTRITQPITSQQNVDNQRPGGAPPPTPPTTPSGILQNNKPEKKRPSVPTWRTSTSNRAQTPKSESIQVQLQDQTNHIRPEDVIVPDIDIGEGSKEKCSVELNLHAARLKLRRSKGGTN